The sequence below is a genomic window from Proteus vulgaris.
TTTTGTGTGAAATACCAACTGCCGATCAGGAACAGTAACAATGGCACCCAAACATAAATAAAATCAGGAGGCCACGGATACAACAGTAAACCTATCACAAAGGCAACATAAGCAACCGTTGAGAAGAGTTGAGTGAACCATGATACTGTGAGGTGCGATTTCCATAAAACCACGAGTTATATTAACTCCTGCTGTAATTCTATACGGATATAAATAAGTTAAAGATAATAAAGACCAACCTATTTATAATGTAACTTCTTTCTTAGCCTTGCAAATAGTTTATCTTACATTTTAGCTCAATTATTAATGGTTACTTTTTCTATTTAATATGTGCTCAAATAATATAACTTAATAATAAATACGTAATTTCTATTCTTTTTTAATCGTTGTTTTAATAAAGCCAGCATACCTGATTTATTTAGTATAAAGTGAAAAACATCGAAAAAAGGCGACTTAAGCCATCATTTTTAGAGATGGTGCGCAAATTTAACGTAACTACATTTTTTATTTCAGTAAATTTTAGAGGGTTATTAGTATTATTAATTTTTTATATAAAAATAAAAACGCCTTTATTTGATGAGAAAATAAAAGCGTCATTTTTAATCAATCTTAATTACTATTTGATCTATCGCTGATTTGATAATCTATTTTATTAATATTTATCAACGATCTCCGCCATTCTCGCTTTATTGCGCTCTTGGATTAATTTCACCATATAATAGAGAGCATCATCATCAGGGCGTCCATGATTCATTAACCAGTTAAATAAATCAGGATCTGCACACTCTAGTAAACGAACAAAAAGCGCTTTATCGTTATCAGATAGCGTATCGTACTCATTCTCGAAAAAAGGCATGATAGAAATATCCAGTTCACGCATTCCGCGACGACATGCC
It includes:
- the sdhE gene encoding FAD assembly factor SdhE produces the protein MDIENKARINWACRRGMRELDISIMPFFENEYDTLSDNDKALFVRLLECADPDLFNWLMNHGRPDDDALYYMVKLIQERNKARMAEIVDKY